One part of the Anaeromyxobacter sp. Fw109-5 genome encodes these proteins:
- a CDS encoding ABC transporter substrate-binding protein produces the protein MCRWSCIVSALALALAGCGLRADRDREPLVVATVRQPATALFFVARESGCFDDERLQVVEHGFELGRDAVSLLLQNRADVAIAFETPTLRAAVADERIRVLTTLHKSMRNTRLVARRDRGFASFSELAGARIGLAEGSNADFFVDLVLRFGGVPRSGVTIVNLFPEASVGALARGELDAAVLSDPWAARAEQLLGDDARVLQTDLYTEMSLLLTRDDVLHTREGALRRLVRGLACGERVSREHPEEALRRIRARFPELGERELREQLSRVEWGLGLDHVLLGVLRDERDWFRDSGGLEGAGPDLQRLLARGLLEDVEPEAVMLLPATGAAR, from the coding sequence GTGTGCCGGTGGTCGTGCATCGTCTCCGCGCTCGCGCTCGCGCTCGCCGGGTGCGGCTTGCGCGCGGACCGCGACCGCGAGCCGCTCGTGGTCGCCACCGTGAGGCAGCCCGCGACCGCGCTCTTCTTCGTCGCGCGCGAGTCGGGCTGCTTCGACGACGAGCGCCTCCAGGTCGTCGAGCACGGGTTCGAACTCGGCCGGGACGCCGTCTCGCTGCTGCTGCAGAATCGCGCCGACGTCGCCATCGCGTTCGAGACGCCGACGCTGCGCGCGGCCGTGGCCGACGAGCGCATCCGCGTGCTCACGACGCTGCACAAGTCGATGCGCAACACCCGTCTCGTCGCTCGCCGAGATCGCGGGTTCGCGTCCTTCTCCGAGCTCGCCGGTGCGCGCATCGGCCTCGCGGAAGGCTCGAACGCCGACTTCTTCGTCGACCTGGTCCTCCGATTCGGGGGTGTCCCGCGATCGGGGGTGACCATCGTGAACCTCTTTCCGGAAGCCTCGGTCGGCGCGCTCGCGAGGGGCGAGCTGGACGCGGCGGTCCTTTCCGATCCCTGGGCCGCGCGCGCGGAGCAGCTGCTGGGCGATGACGCGCGGGTGCTCCAGACCGATCTCTACACGGAGATGTCGCTCCTGCTGACGCGGGACGACGTTCTCCACACTCGGGAGGGAGCGCTGCGAAGGCTCGTCCGAGGGCTCGCGTGCGGGGAGCGCGTGTCACGGGAGCATCCGGAGGAGGCGCTGCGCCGCATCCGCGCGCGGTTCCCGGAGCTCGGCGAGCGCGAGCTGCGAGAGCAGCTCTCGCGGGTCGAGTGGGGGCTCGGGCTCGACCACGTGCTCCTGGGCGTGCTGCGCGACGAGCGCGACTGGTTCCGCGACTCCGGTGGCCTGGAGGGCGCGGGCCCCGATCTGCAGCGGCTCCTCGCACGCGGCCTCCTGGAGGACGTCGAGCCCGAAGCCGTCATGCTCCTGCCTGCGACGGGGGCCGCGCGGTGA
- a CDS encoding winged helix-turn-helix domain-containing protein, whose product MPAPAPRRRPRPPATVLTPAEARAFLVGHHALAAPELPRGAAGVRALLARLRCIQLDPLDPLGTNADLVALARVDGIGKGDVYRHLLPGHAFEHFAKERCLLPADAFPWYRAELAVEAQWWSHAERLRRLPAGVVEKVLEEVRARGPVAADDLSDHGRVEPLDWSGWKGTPRAAKMALEVLQTRCEVVVSGRGPRGKLYDVPERALPDAARRRVHPPGRGAEARVEAFRRWALLERVEAAGLLSRGGGATWSMLDPARRAGIPEALLAEGAVEEVQVVGSTRAYLAPRGFAARRHPAPDGRVRLLGPLDPLIWDRGLVRAAFGFDYSWEVYRPAHLRRFGWYVCPLLRGDALVGRLDGAVERGALRVRAVWAEPDGDLDRLALLACLERHAAACGVERVVLPRRIRMNRG is encoded by the coding sequence ATGCCCGCCCCCGCGCCCCGGCGCCGCCCTCGCCCGCCGGCGACGGTGCTCACGCCGGCCGAGGCCCGCGCGTTCCTCGTCGGCCACCACGCGCTCGCCGCGCCCGAGCTCCCGCGCGGCGCGGCCGGCGTCCGCGCCCTCCTCGCGCGCCTCCGCTGCATCCAGCTCGACCCGCTCGATCCCCTCGGCACGAACGCGGATCTCGTCGCGCTCGCTCGCGTGGACGGCATCGGGAAGGGCGACGTCTATCGGCACCTCCTCCCCGGCCACGCCTTCGAGCACTTCGCGAAGGAGCGCTGCCTGCTGCCGGCGGATGCCTTCCCCTGGTACCGGGCCGAGCTCGCGGTCGAGGCCCAGTGGTGGTCGCACGCCGAGCGGCTGCGGCGCCTGCCGGCCGGCGTCGTCGAGAAGGTGCTCGAGGAGGTCCGCGCGCGCGGGCCGGTGGCGGCCGACGACCTCTCCGATCACGGCCGCGTCGAGCCGCTCGACTGGAGCGGCTGGAAGGGCACGCCGCGCGCCGCGAAGATGGCGCTCGAGGTCCTGCAGACGCGCTGCGAGGTGGTGGTGAGCGGACGCGGACCGCGCGGCAAGCTGTACGACGTGCCGGAGCGCGCGCTGCCGGACGCGGCGCGGCGGCGCGTCCACCCGCCCGGCCGGGGGGCCGAGGCCCGGGTCGAGGCGTTCCGGCGCTGGGCGCTCCTCGAGCGCGTGGAGGCGGCCGGGCTCCTCTCTCGAGGCGGCGGCGCGACCTGGTCGATGCTCGATCCCGCCCGGCGCGCCGGCATACCGGAGGCGCTCCTCGCCGAAGGCGCCGTCGAGGAGGTGCAGGTCGTGGGCTCGACGCGCGCGTACCTGGCGCCGCGGGGCTTCGCGGCGCGCAGGCACCCCGCGCCCGACGGCCGGGTCCGGCTCCTCGGCCCCCTCGACCCGCTCATCTGGGATCGGGGCCTGGTCCGCGCCGCCTTCGGCTTCGACTACAGCTGGGAGGTCTACCGCCCTGCGCACCTGCGCCGCTTCGGCTGGTACGTCTGCCCGCTGCTCCGCGGCGACGCGCTGGTCGGACGCCTCGACGGCGCGGTGGAGCGGGGCGCGCTCCGGGTCCGCGCGGTGTGGGCGGAGCCGGACGGCGACCTCGACCGCCTTGCGCTCCTCGCCTGCCTCGAGCGTCACGCGGCCGCATGCGGGGTGGAGCGGGTGGTGCTCCCACGCCGGATCCGCATGAACCGCGGGTGA
- a CDS encoding RNA polymerase sigma factor, giving the protein MESARLVAGLTRMVRDVGLAEELAQDALVAALERWPESGVPDNPGAWLMAAAKHRAIDELRRGKRLEQKHEELGHALAAEREAGAPELEAALDDPVGDDLLRLVFIACHPVLSTEARIALTLRLLGGLTTEEIARAFLAAEPTVAQRIVRAKRTLAEARVPFEVPRGAEFASRLSSVLQVIYLVFNEGYTATAGEDWMRPALCEDALRLGRILAGLVPGEPEVHGLVALMELQASRSRARLGPSGEPILLLDQDRARWDHVLIRRGLAALARAERLGGLGPYGLQAAIAACHARARTAAETEWVRIAALYDALAQLSPSPIVELNRAVAVAMAFGPAAGLELVDALRTEPALKAYHLLPAVRGDLLARLGRLDEARAELERAATLTRNARERDLLLGRAARCGGGAREAGGAAD; this is encoded by the coding sequence ATGGAGTCGGCGAGGCTCGTCGCCGGGCTCACGCGGATGGTGCGCGACGTGGGCCTCGCGGAGGAGCTCGCGCAGGACGCGCTCGTCGCGGCGCTCGAGCGGTGGCCTGAGTCGGGCGTCCCGGACAACCCGGGCGCCTGGCTCATGGCCGCCGCGAAGCATCGCGCCATCGACGAGCTGCGCCGGGGCAAGCGGCTCGAGCAGAAGCACGAGGAGCTCGGCCACGCGCTCGCGGCCGAACGAGAGGCAGGCGCGCCCGAGCTCGAGGCGGCGCTCGACGATCCGGTGGGCGACGACCTGCTGCGCCTCGTGTTCATCGCCTGCCACCCGGTGCTCTCGACCGAGGCGCGCATCGCGCTGACGCTGCGCCTCCTCGGCGGCCTGACCACCGAGGAGATCGCGCGAGCGTTCCTCGCCGCGGAGCCGACGGTGGCCCAGCGCATCGTCCGCGCGAAGCGGACCCTCGCCGAGGCCCGCGTCCCCTTCGAGGTGCCTCGCGGGGCCGAGTTCGCCTCCAGGCTCTCGTCGGTGCTGCAGGTGATCTACCTCGTGTTCAACGAGGGCTACACCGCGACCGCCGGGGAGGACTGGATGCGACCGGCGCTCTGCGAGGACGCGCTCCGCCTCGGGCGCATCCTGGCCGGGCTCGTCCCCGGGGAGCCGGAGGTGCACGGGCTCGTCGCCCTCATGGAGCTCCAGGCGTCGCGATCGCGGGCGCGGCTCGGCCCGTCCGGAGAGCCCATCCTCCTGCTCGATCAGGACCGCGCGCGCTGGGACCACGTCCTCATCCGGCGCGGGCTCGCCGCCCTCGCTCGGGCCGAGCGCCTCGGCGGGCTCGGGCCCTACGGGCTGCAGGCGGCCATCGCCGCCTGCCACGCCCGGGCGCGCACGGCCGCCGAGACGGAGTGGGTGCGCATCGCCGCCCTCTACGACGCGCTCGCCCAGCTCTCCCCCTCCCCGATCGTCGAGCTGAACCGCGCGGTCGCCGTCGCCATGGCGTTCGGGCCGGCGGCGGGGCTCGAGCTCGTCGACGCGCTCCGGACGGAGCCGGCGCTCAAGGCCTATCACCTCCTGCCGGCGGTGCGCGGCGACCTCCTCGCGAGGCTCGGACGGCTGGACGAGGCGCGCGCCGAGCTCGAGCGCGCGGCCACGCTCACGCGCAACGCACGCGAGCGCGATCTCCTGCTCGGGCGCGCCGCGAGGTGCGGCGGCGGCGCGCGTGAAGCGGGCGGGGCCGCGGATTAG
- a CDS encoding cupin domain-containing protein: MASENTLPPAEAHRFQDLLGYAEHGIASRVLAKKGTSNVTLFAFEKGQGLTEHTSPFDALVVVLEGAMTLHIGGKPVAAPPGSITRMPANVPHSLDADERTRMLLVMLRDPKPE; this comes from the coding sequence ATGGCGAGCGAGAACACCCTGCCACCCGCCGAGGCGCACCGCTTCCAGGACCTCCTCGGCTATGCCGAGCACGGCATCGCGAGCCGGGTGCTCGCGAAGAAGGGCACGAGCAACGTCACGCTCTTCGCCTTCGAGAAGGGGCAGGGGCTCACCGAGCACACCTCCCCGTTCGACGCGCTGGTGGTGGTGCTGGAGGGGGCCATGACGCTCCACATCGGCGGGAAGCCGGTCGCGGCGCCGCCGGGCAGCATCACCCGGATGCCGGCGAACGTCCCGCACTCGCTCGACGCCGACGAGCGGACCCGCATGCTCCTCGTGATGCTGCGCGACCCGAAGCCCGAGTGA
- a CDS encoding vitamin K epoxide reductase family protein — translation MPTHDPAFTEHLRGEPPPVVEPRRRPPRRGDFPIAALLVALAAALVGATFAALSTGDFMQHLDRQVHAIHCSFLPGAAKDLAASGCRTVMMSPYSSFFRESLWGGVPVSLWALAVFAFLAYRTALVLWRGETSEGETKVLLAASVLPVAMSALFGAVSVVALDTLCKICIGIYAASALCFGGALFAYRAQRASAPREARFAPALLEGAGLVALLTVAYVVLAPKPDPRSATSGCGSLVRAEDTAGVMIPLTSSPGGAPSIEVLDPLCASCKAFDARLAASALGERLQLRGVLFPLDSACNWMVTEAVHPGACAVSEAVLCAAGVGDAPKDGAAAAAVLRWAFARQEDLRALGARDEAGLRAEIEREFPAVRGCLGGALVRSKLTKSLRWAVANAVPVLTPQLFVGDVRMCDEDTDLGLEYTLARMLSPEAERERARMRAAEPPRPAPPPPLADLQAAAPVKAPDEAMASATTPAARPANDPPSPGESQGAEPPRSPTLVEAAAREAPAEPAPDEGGDAERAEPTPEQPPSDPEAPPEGVRASGEETEP, via the coding sequence ATGCCCACGCACGATCCAGCGTTCACGGAGCACCTCCGGGGGGAGCCTCCGCCGGTCGTGGAGCCGCGCCGGCGCCCGCCGCGCCGCGGCGACTTCCCGATCGCAGCACTCCTCGTCGCGCTCGCCGCGGCGCTCGTGGGCGCGACCTTCGCCGCGCTCAGCACCGGCGACTTCATGCAGCACCTCGACCGGCAGGTGCACGCGATCCACTGCTCGTTCCTGCCCGGAGCCGCGAAGGACCTGGCCGCGAGCGGCTGCCGCACGGTCATGATGAGCCCCTACAGCTCGTTCTTCCGCGAGAGCCTCTGGGGCGGCGTGCCGGTGAGCCTCTGGGCGCTGGCCGTGTTCGCGTTCCTCGCCTACCGCACCGCGCTCGTCCTGTGGCGGGGCGAGACGTCCGAAGGCGAGACCAAGGTGCTCCTCGCCGCCTCCGTCCTGCCGGTCGCGATGTCGGCCCTGTTCGGCGCGGTCTCCGTCGTCGCGCTCGACACCCTCTGCAAGATCTGCATCGGCATCTACGCCGCGAGCGCGCTCTGCTTCGGCGGAGCGCTCTTCGCGTACCGCGCCCAGCGCGCCTCGGCGCCACGCGAGGCGCGGTTCGCGCCGGCGCTGCTGGAGGGCGCCGGTCTCGTCGCCTTGCTGACGGTGGCGTACGTCGTCCTCGCGCCGAAGCCGGATCCCAGGAGCGCGACGTCGGGGTGCGGCTCCCTGGTCCGGGCGGAGGACACCGCCGGGGTGATGATCCCGCTCACGTCGAGCCCCGGCGGCGCCCCGTCGATCGAGGTGCTCGATCCGCTGTGCGCCTCCTGCAAGGCGTTCGACGCGCGGCTCGCGGCGAGCGCGCTCGGCGAGCGGCTGCAGCTGAGGGGCGTGCTGTTCCCCCTCGACTCGGCCTGCAACTGGATGGTCACCGAGGCGGTCCACCCGGGCGCCTGCGCCGTCAGCGAGGCGGTCCTGTGCGCCGCGGGGGTGGGAGACGCCCCGAAGGACGGCGCCGCCGCGGCAGCCGTGCTCCGGTGGGCCTTCGCGCGCCAGGAGGACCTCCGGGCGCTCGGCGCGAGGGACGAGGCCGGGCTGCGGGCGGAGATCGAGCGGGAGTTCCCGGCCGTTCGCGGCTGCCTCGGCGGCGCGCTCGTCAGGAGCAAGCTCACGAAGAGCCTGCGGTGGGCCGTCGCCAACGCCGTCCCGGTGCTCACCCCGCAGCTGTTCGTGGGGGACGTCCGGATGTGCGACGAGGACACGGATCTCGGCCTCGAGTACACGCTGGCGCGCATGCTGTCGCCGGAGGCCGAGCGGGAGCGCGCCAGGATGCGCGCCGCCGAGCCGCCCCGCCCCGCTCCCCCGCCCCCGCTCGCGGACCTCCAGGCGGCGGCGCCGGTGAAGGCGCCCGACGAGGCCATGGCGAGCGCGACCACGCCAGCCGCGCGACCGGCGAACGACCCCCCGTCTCCCGGGGAGTCCCAAGGGGCGGAGCCTCCGCGTTCGCCCACGCTCGTGGAGGCCGCGGCGAGGGAGGCGCCCGCCGAGCCGGCGCCGGACGAGGGCGGGGACGCGGAGCGCGCAGAGCCCACGCCGGAGCAGCCGCCCAGCGATCCCGAGGCGCCGCCCGAGGGCGTGCGCGCCTCGGGCGAGGAGACCGAGCCATGA
- a CDS encoding HAMP domain-containing sensor histidine kinase produces MKSLTRAIFVQTVVLAFVIGAALAFLGWESARQARALERDANQVRVATALALALTDAAHEEERWISSLASRSAALQETRIAEAGEHVARRSTDIEAFPLSPRAAEVWTQFVGSRRALRPYTEEVVAAARRGDPTAMTLALDKWRLMNARADLLLSNFTAYHLNRLDRTVADLQRRRTRTLALAGAAVAAALLLAAGFAAALSRKVVLPLVEMASTANRIQATGTATPVAGAERRDELGVLARAFNDMTGRLVSANTTLAGANASLAEAVRARDEFISIASHELKTPITPLALRVQHLLRIAREAQHGLVPREQLVRVTRNLDTHVVKLSKLVENLLDVSRINSGQLALRMEDFPLAAAVGDALDRVSEELSAASCDVRVEGATDVIVRGDRSRVEQVLVNLLGNAAKYAPGGPVVVRVAASADVVEVEIEDAGPGITPQDQQRIFERFERAAADRHVSGLGLGLYIAREIVQAHSGELSVRSEPGRGATFAMRFRRASPGS; encoded by the coding sequence GTGAAGAGCCTGACGCGCGCGATCTTCGTGCAGACGGTGGTCCTCGCCTTCGTCATCGGCGCCGCGCTCGCGTTCCTGGGCTGGGAGTCCGCGCGTCAAGCCCGCGCGCTGGAGCGGGACGCGAACCAGGTCCGCGTCGCGACCGCGCTCGCGCTCGCGCTCACCGACGCCGCGCACGAGGAGGAGCGCTGGATCTCGTCGCTCGCTTCTCGCTCCGCGGCGCTCCAGGAGACGCGCATCGCAGAGGCAGGGGAGCACGTGGCCAGGCGGTCCACGGACATCGAGGCGTTCCCGCTCTCGCCGCGTGCAGCGGAGGTCTGGACGCAGTTCGTCGGATCGCGGCGGGCCCTGCGCCCGTACACCGAGGAGGTGGTCGCGGCCGCGAGGCGCGGCGACCCGACGGCGATGACCCTCGCGCTGGACAAGTGGCGACTCATGAACGCCCGCGCGGACCTCCTGCTCAGCAACTTCACCGCCTACCACCTCAACCGGCTCGATCGGACGGTGGCGGATCTCCAGCGGCGCCGGACGCGCACGCTCGCGCTGGCAGGAGCCGCGGTCGCCGCCGCGCTCCTGCTGGCGGCCGGGTTCGCCGCCGCGCTCTCGCGCAAGGTCGTGCTGCCGCTCGTCGAGATGGCGAGCACCGCGAACCGCATCCAGGCGACGGGGACCGCGACCCCGGTCGCGGGGGCGGAGCGCCGCGACGAGCTGGGCGTCCTCGCCCGCGCCTTCAACGACATGACGGGACGGCTCGTGTCGGCGAACACCACCCTCGCCGGCGCCAACGCGAGCCTCGCCGAGGCCGTGCGCGCGCGGGACGAGTTCATCTCCATCGCGTCTCACGAGCTGAAGACGCCCATCACGCCGCTCGCCCTTCGCGTCCAGCATCTGCTGCGTATCGCGCGCGAGGCGCAGCACGGCCTCGTCCCACGCGAGCAGCTCGTCAGGGTGACCCGGAACCTGGACACCCACGTCGTCAAGCTCTCGAAGCTCGTCGAGAACCTGCTGGACGTCTCGCGCATCAACTCGGGTCAGCTCGCGCTCCGGATGGAGGACTTCCCCCTCGCCGCCGCCGTCGGCGACGCGCTGGACCGGGTCTCCGAGGAGCTGTCGGCCGCGAGCTGCGACGTGCGCGTCGAAGGCGCCACGGACGTCATCGTCCGCGGCGACCGATCGCGGGTCGAGCAGGTGCTCGTGAACCTCCTCGGGAACGCCGCCAAGTACGCGCCCGGCGGCCCCGTGGTCGTGAGGGTGGCGGCGAGCGCCGACGTGGTCGAGGTGGAGATCGAGGACGCCGGGCCGGGGATCACTCCCCAGGATCAGCAGCGCATCTTCGAGCGGTTCGAGCGCGCGGCCGCCGACCGGCACGTCTCCGGGCTGGGACTCGGCCTCTACATCGCGCGCGAGATCGTGCAGGCCCACAGCGGCGAGCTCTCGGTCCGGAGCGAGCCCGGTCGCGGGGCGACGTTCGCGATGCGCTTCCGGAGAGCGTCGCCGGGAAGCTAG
- a CDS encoding OmpA family protein: MNDASKRWILLAAALAIPTALVVTWARAAERRLAESGGAAREVATASVANDAYCTPELKAIVRRVAGACGLLDAGGGGRGCQPLQARKVAALSGSDFNAIFEPLAHRAHIVQFDPATAALDDPARRLIEQAWSDQRGGSFFFVVTRASADGDEKYNEALSRDRAKAVLEYLDGKFHDEDLRKQVGLLWLGEEFAQLSTEFCGWDRSRSGTCSRSDINRSAFIAWIDCAI; this comes from the coding sequence ATGAACGACGCGTCCAAGCGCTGGATCCTCCTCGCCGCCGCGCTCGCGATCCCGACCGCGCTGGTGGTCACCTGGGCGCGGGCGGCGGAGCGGCGGCTCGCGGAGAGCGGGGGCGCGGCCCGCGAGGTGGCGACCGCGAGCGTCGCGAACGACGCCTACTGCACGCCGGAGCTGAAGGCCATCGTCCGCCGCGTCGCCGGCGCCTGCGGCCTGCTCGACGCCGGCGGCGGGGGGAGGGGCTGCCAGCCGCTCCAGGCCAGGAAGGTGGCGGCGCTCTCCGGCAGCGACTTCAACGCCATCTTCGAGCCGCTCGCTCACCGCGCGCACATCGTCCAGTTCGACCCCGCGACGGCGGCGCTGGACGATCCCGCCCGGCGGCTGATCGAGCAGGCCTGGAGCGATCAGCGCGGCGGGAGCTTCTTCTTCGTCGTCACCCGCGCCAGCGCCGACGGCGACGAGAAGTACAACGAGGCGCTGAGCCGCGACCGCGCCAAGGCGGTGCTCGAGTACCTCGACGGCAAGTTCCACGACGAGGACCTCCGGAAGCAGGTGGGCCTGCTGTGGCTGGGCGAGGAGTTCGCGCAGCTGTCGACCGAGTTCTGCGGGTGGGACCGCTCCCGCTCCGGGACCTGCAGCCGCTCCGACATCAACCGCAGCGCCTTCATCGCCTGGATCGACTGTGCGATCTGA
- a CDS encoding DNA polymerase domain-containing protein produces MGSSARKRVVLEIAGREVVISSPDKLKFRGAGVTKLELVEYYLAVHGGALRGVQGRPMALKRFVDDAEGEFFFQKRAPESRPGWVEVVELAFPSGRTAHEVVVRDAAQLAWVVNLGCIDLNPHPVRADDLEHPDELRVDLDPVPGVGWERVREVASVVREVLADHGLTGWPKTSGSRGMHVYARIERRWTFTEVREAALALAREVERRAPRSATSKWWKEERHGVFVDYNQNAKDRTTASAYSVRPTPDARVSTPITWDELPACDPADFTLRTVPARVAAMGDPGAGIDASAGSLLPLLELSARQRADGMGDAPWPPHYAKAADEPSRVQPSRRKGAPRARMPLVVVARAARKDDALAGFERWRARHPEAAARLRPEDVLVDAMRGRYTTWTRVRVNLRNVPEPERPAPEAPDPDFDQALWDPRDAR; encoded by the coding sequence ATGGGGTCCTCCGCGCGAAAGCGTGTCGTCCTCGAGATCGCCGGGCGCGAGGTCGTCATCTCGAGTCCCGACAAGCTGAAGTTCCGCGGCGCGGGCGTCACCAAGCTCGAGCTCGTCGAGTACTACCTGGCCGTGCACGGCGGTGCGCTGCGCGGCGTCCAGGGCCGGCCCATGGCGCTGAAGCGCTTCGTCGACGACGCCGAGGGCGAGTTCTTCTTCCAGAAGCGGGCGCCGGAGTCGCGGCCGGGCTGGGTGGAGGTGGTCGAGCTCGCCTTCCCCTCCGGCCGCACCGCGCACGAGGTGGTGGTGCGGGACGCCGCCCAGCTCGCGTGGGTGGTGAACCTGGGCTGCATCGATCTCAACCCGCACCCCGTGCGAGCAGACGATCTCGAGCACCCCGACGAGCTGCGCGTGGATCTCGATCCGGTGCCGGGCGTCGGGTGGGAGCGGGTCCGGGAGGTGGCCTCCGTCGTGCGCGAGGTGCTCGCGGATCACGGGCTCACCGGGTGGCCGAAGACGAGCGGCTCCCGCGGCATGCACGTCTACGCCCGCATCGAGCGGCGCTGGACGTTCACGGAGGTGCGGGAGGCGGCGCTGGCGCTCGCGCGTGAGGTGGAGCGGCGCGCGCCGCGCAGCGCGACGAGCAAGTGGTGGAAGGAGGAGCGCCACGGCGTGTTCGTGGACTACAACCAGAACGCCAAGGACCGCACGACCGCCTCCGCGTACTCCGTGCGCCCGACGCCGGACGCCCGCGTCTCGACGCCCATCACCTGGGACGAGCTGCCGGCCTGCGACCCGGCGGACTTCACCCTGCGCACCGTGCCCGCGCGCGTGGCCGCGATGGGCGATCCCGGGGCGGGGATCGACGCGAGCGCGGGTTCGCTCCTCCCGCTGCTCGAGCTCTCCGCCCGCCAGCGGGCCGACGGCATGGGCGACGCGCCGTGGCCCCCTCACTATGCGAAGGCCGCCGACGAGCCCTCCCGCGTGCAGCCCTCGCGCCGCAAGGGCGCCCCTCGCGCGAGGATGCCGCTCGTCGTCGTGGCGCGCGCTGCGCGCAAGGACGACGCGCTCGCCGGCTTCGAGCGGTGGCGGGCGCGCCACCCGGAGGCGGCGGCGCGCCTGCGGCCGGAGGACGTCCTGGTGGACGCCATGCGCGGGCGCTACACGACGTGGACGCGCGTGCGCGTGAACCTGCGCAACGTGCCGGAGCCGGAGCGCCCCGCCCCGGAGGCCCCCGACCCGGACTTCGACCAGGCGCTGTGGGATCCGCGCGACGCGCGGTAG
- a CDS encoding TIGR04563 family protein, which translates to MASTDKQKQSLYFPEEMLQEIMREANRLDRSLSWTMQQAWRLAREEVRKFPAMNPHRGRAEQPRPPPLDVRRADAPPRAPSAQVLEFLRGKFDRELAG; encoded by the coding sequence ATGGCCTCGACCGACAAGCAGAAGCAGTCGCTGTATTTTCCCGAAGAGATGCTGCAGGAGATCATGCGGGAGGCGAACCGGCTCGACCGGTCGCTCTCGTGGACCATGCAGCAGGCGTGGCGCCTCGCGCGCGAGGAGGTCCGGAAGTTCCCCGCGATGAACCCACATCGCGGCCGGGCCGAGCAGCCGCGGCCGCCCCCGCTCGACGTCCGCCGCGCCGACGCGCCTCCGCGGGCCCCGTCGGCTCAGGTCCTCGAGTTCCTCCGGGGCAAGTTCGACCGCGAGCTCGCCGGCTGA
- a CDS encoding YciI family protein: protein MRVMVIVKASKDSEAGILPDEKLLTEMGKFNEELSKAGVMLAGEGLHASSKGARVRFSGGKKTVLDGPFAETKELVAGFWLWQVRSMDEAIEWLKRAPFEDTEVEIRPVFEADDFGAALTPELREQEERIRAEAAARH from the coding sequence ATGCGAGTCATGGTGATCGTGAAGGCGAGCAAGGACTCCGAGGCCGGCATCCTCCCCGACGAGAAGCTCCTCACCGAGATGGGGAAGTTCAACGAGGAGCTCTCCAAGGCGGGCGTGATGCTGGCCGGCGAGGGACTCCACGCCAGCTCGAAGGGGGCGCGGGTGCGGTTCTCCGGCGGGAAGAAGACGGTCCTCGACGGTCCGTTCGCCGAGACGAAGGAGCTCGTCGCGGGCTTCTGGCTGTGGCAGGTGCGCTCCATGGACGAGGCCATCGAGTGGCTGAAGCGCGCGCCGTTCGAGGACACGGAGGTGGAGATCCGGCCGGTGTTCGAGGCAGACGACTTCGGCGCGGCGCTCACGCCCGAGCTCCGCGAGCAGGAGGAGCGCATTCGCGCGGAGGCGGCCGCGAGGCACTAG
- a CDS encoding DUF2277 domain-containing protein yields the protein MCRNIRVLYHFDPPTTEAEIRDAALQYVRKVSGLREPSAADAPAFERAVAEIAQSTGRLLAALTARTAVRTREHEREKARLRGLRRAVPSAASLAPPRRR from the coding sequence ATGTGCCGCAACATCCGGGTGCTGTACCACTTCGACCCTCCCACGACGGAGGCCGAGATCCGCGACGCGGCGCTCCAGTACGTGCGCAAGGTGAGCGGGCTGCGCGAGCCCTCCGCGGCCGACGCCCCGGCGTTCGAGCGCGCCGTCGCGGAGATCGCGCAGAGCACCGGACGGCTCCTCGCGGCCCTCACCGCGCGCACCGCCGTGCGGACCCGCGAGCACGAGCGGGAGAAGGCGCGCCTTCGCGGCCTGCGACGCGCGGTCCCATCCGCCGCGAGCCTGGCGCCCCCTCGGCGAAGATGA
- a CDS encoding DUF421 domain-containing protein yields the protein MKGFDFASLWAPELSPWEVVLRATIIYVFIQVLFRVVGRKELARWGASDIVLLFLIATAARKSIVADDPSLTTAMVALGTIVGLDWALSALSARSSRVADFVAGPVRQLVRDGELQREVMRKTRVSEDELLSHVREKGKESLADVKHAFLERSGKITVIPRERGP from the coding sequence GTGAAGGGCTTCGACTTCGCGTCACTCTGGGCGCCCGAGCTGTCACCGTGGGAGGTCGTCCTCAGGGCGACGATCATCTACGTGTTCATCCAGGTGCTGTTCCGCGTCGTGGGGCGGAAGGAGCTCGCGCGATGGGGCGCGTCCGACATCGTGCTCCTGTTCCTCATCGCGACGGCGGCGCGCAAGAGCATCGTGGCGGACGACCCGAGCCTGACGACGGCGATGGTCGCGCTCGGGACGATCGTCGGCCTCGACTGGGCGCTCTCCGCGCTCTCGGCCCGGAGCAGCCGCGTGGCCGACTTCGTCGCCGGGCCGGTCAGGCAGCTCGTGCGGGACGGAGAGCTGCAGCGCGAGGTCATGCGCAAGACGCGCGTCTCCGAGGACGAGCTCCTCTCGCACGTGCGCGAGAAAGGGAAGGAGAGCCTCGCCGACGTGAAGCACGCCTTCCTGGAGCGGTCCGGCAAGATCACGGTGATCCCGCGCGAGCGGGGGCCCTGA